tgttgaaATATTGTAACTATTGAAAAACAGCTGACATTAAACAATGATTCTACCAGCATCTGTCAAATTGCAACCATGCCAATATCATAACAAAAGTATTCTGCCTTTCAAATTGGTTAATATTCTTCTGATACCAAGGCTAGTTTACAtactatatttcatttttcataaatacTGGGGGagaaatataaacatatttattgatttttaaagttttttcaattattttttattctgagcCAAATTAATGGCCATAAAGTTCCGGTGAATTAACCAACTCTGATGTCAAAGCGGCTGCTGTGTTGAGGCGACAGCTCTCAGCTGGCTGAACGGCTCGAAGGGAGTCACCCTCCACTCTTTTCTAACGCTAAAGTCGACCTCTGCTGGGATCAGGGTGCAACTACAATTTGAACCTAGGTCCATCTTTAAATGTATTGAGGTCGTttcgccccctttttttcaattgtttatTAATAAGCGTAATAAAGTTGTCTAATTGGAATCTGTGAGTCCTTGTATCTTTTAGGGATGAGAGATATATCTCGGACCGGCATTTTCAGCCTTGATGACATGAAACACTAACTAtctacaataataataatttacattttcacagatgtcAATAAACGCAATTTTTAATCCTGAATCTGGTGCCATATTTTCCATCAACTCTCATATTGATTTCCATTCTGAGATTTCCATTATAATCTTTgtttaaactctttttttcatacataaaaccacacatttcTAACTAAATTTATAGAGATATAATGAGCTATATTGTCACCATACATACATAAAACTTATATGTAAAGTTACATTTTGGCTGTCATGTTAGGCCATATGTCATCCTTTTGATAATTCAGAATTAATTAGATATTTTTGGGCAGTTTTGCAATCAATGAACAAACAGCAAGTACTATAGCCCAACTCACATTTCGACTCTCCATATGTCAGTGTTAGAATATATGGCACTAACACATCTCTGTTTGACAACATAATTGTGTTCATTGCCCGCACTGTTGGCTGTTAATccctgcatttattttaaatgagccaatcacaacatcaaaacatatatgacataaaacatgaaagtgGTGTCATCACTGTCTAAAAAAGGACATGACATCAAAGCAGGTAGTTACACGATCTGTCCTCAGGGGGAGCTCTAACTTCTTCCCCTGCCTGTCACTGTGCTGTCAGAGAATGAATGTGTACGCCTAGCTGGCTAGTAGCTTTGGCAATGTTGTCACTCTCAGGATGATATCGCAGCGCGACAGAGGAGAATTCGCTCGGTTTTATACTGTCACGGACCCTAAAAAGCACCAGAGAGGTTATACTGTGTACAGAGTCACCGCGACGGTAAGTAAAGGGAGGATGGACACGCCGACGGCTAGGCTAATGCTAGTTGTTGTTAGCTAGCCGGCCAAGCTAGTCAAGCTAatatgatgaaaacacaatgatgcTAGCTGAGAGTGGTAACAGcttctttttgggggggcgggCACTGGATATATAGCTGACAGGCACATTTAGACTTCATTGTGTTGTAACACTTGGACAAGTGGGTTGTCAAGTTGCTTATTCATATTAGCTATACTGAATGAATCCGAACCAAACGCAGTGTTAACCTTGTGTTTACAGCAGGACAGTTCAGTTACATGTAGACTTACAGTAGACGGACATTATGGTCATAGAGTTCACGAGAACAGGCTGGTTCGTGTTGTCATTATATTTTGAGGCAGGTTTCCCAGTGAAGTGTCATTAAAGATGTAATGAACTCTTTGGGGGAATCCTGATTCAACTAAGCTGAGATGGAGAAACGTCAAAGCCTGGGTTCACTTGATAAACAACGTGTCAGTGGCTTAGACTCCCTAACTTTATTTTCCAGAGTAAGGAGCCTGCATACCTTTTGAAATATGTCAAGTTAGAATAATAAACAGAAAAGCCTGGTCCGCTGTTTTCATTGATAATCTGCAGCAATTCACAGATCAAGTGCTGACATGGAGAAGTATGTCCTCTGATTGTTAATGAGATCAGTCCTCCAGTCACCAGGACAAGGACAGTTcgagttttcttcttctcctcctgcctgGGTTCCTGTTTGTTATGAATGTTGGTGATGTCTCGCTGTAACTCTCTTGACTTCCGTCATTCGGCCCATAATGCCCTCATTGTCACGCTCAGACTGTGTCCCAGAGCGGCGCGAACTTGTGATAGCACCACACTTTGCTGTGGACCCTTTTAAATAAGAACCAAACACGTCAGGGTTCTCATGCCTGGaaccctcttctccttcttccacgCAGATAATCTCCAGGAAAAACCCAGAAGATGTTCAAGAGGTAAGACATTTTGATATGGTGACTTTGTGAGTGTACCAAGGTTCGGCAAATGGCTGagaaaaaatggatggattATTTTAGAAGGAAATTAAGTCGGGTAATTAAGTTAGTGGAGACATTACAAGACCGGTACATGGaaacattttactgtatttatttgataAGTGACCCGGGTATACTTGTGTTAAAAATATCTGAGTTGTGTGTGGTTCTGCATCCTTTATCGGCCTCCTTACACATGAGATTGTAcaaaattgtacaaaaaaatctggaaaattcAATTAATTAGAATTTTGTGAATCATCTTTCGTAGACATTTAATCACTGTGCATTCCTTACTTTGTTAGCTCACTGTCTCTATTGCAGTTACCGAAACACTGACTTTTGTGGTCTCTAGATTAAATGCAAAGAAAGGCATGTTTTTTCTGAGATCAGTCTGATTATTTTAAGgatttgtctgaaaacatctgtttttcatatttgtctgTCTTAATATATGTAAAGGTACACATAATGTGAATGCTCTCTTAGTTTTGAAACACTCAGAGGAATGCAGTCTGTCCTGAAACCAGCGCTAATGCAACCGGCATGATATCAattactgcatgtgtgtgtgtctaagatGCCTGAACACACTCTTACCCCCATGACTCCAGTTTGGTAGTGGTGCTCCAGTTTGGGAGTGGTGCTGAGGCCAGTTTGTCTCAAACCAGCCGGCCAGCAAAGGTTTTAGCAAAGTGGACTGTACGccattatgtttttcattaattcatCCAGGTTTGTGAGGGCTGTGACCTGTATGTGTAGATGTATTGCAAATGTGGTGGGTTGAGTATTTTAGCTTGTCATATGAGttacactgatttgtttttgcagtaGCTGATGTTAAACCCAGTCTTATGCTGTGCtattttggatgttttgaaAAATCTTGTccttaaatattcaaataagaCGTATATTTAAGTCAGTAAATAATGAGATTACTTTAACAGATGAGTGCAAAGTCAAGGTACTCtaacaaaaaatgtttggtaAAGAATattgatataatttttttgattCTCCTCCTTTAAGCCGACATCTTTTCTATCTtcatccatctccctctctccctctttctgtagATAACGGTGTGGAAGAGATACAGTGATTTCCGGAAGCTTCATCAGAATCTCTGGCAGCTCCACAAGAATGTATGTAGCCAGTCGGAGCTGTTTCCTCCTTTTGCCAAGGCCAAAGTCTTTGGTAAGAATCCAACCCACTCAACTTCCCTGGGTCAAACATTTGCCCTGATGTCTGCATTGGACCTAGATGTGCAGAGACATCTTCTCCCGTTTGAGTTTTACTGTCGTCTGTAACATTTGGCTGTTAGTGATCTTGTCCAATGTGAGCAAAGAAAAGCTGTAATTTTGACACACTttgctttaatttaatttaatgtattaTCACGGCATACATTATCTCCAGATGCTTTTACACTGAAAGCCTGAGAGTGTTTTATAAATATGAAGAAGGAAACTACACAGTTCCCTAAATGAGCGAAGGAAGACTGGTTGGGTAGACTGGAGAAATGGGGGAAAGATGGTACATCACACAAAATCCTGCACATTTGGATTAGAAAAAAGTAATGGTGGCTCTGCCCCCTTGAGCCAGCTTGGTGTAACTACACACAGTCAGCAATCATCACTCTTACTGGATGCTATCAcatgtctgcatgtctttgtatattgtatatgcATGTTCAGGTCGTTTTGATGACTCAGTGATTGAGGAAAGAAGACAGTGCTCTGAGGATCTGCTGCAGTTCTCTGCTAATATCCCTGCTCTCTACAGTAGTGAGCACATCCAAGATTTCTTTAAGGTacagcaaatacacacacacacacacacacacacacacacacacacacacacacacacacatacacacagaaaacagacaacagaatTTACGGCAAGACTTTGAACTATaatattgttcatatttttccagGGAGGTGAGGTCCACGACGGCTCAGAGCTCATCGGACCAGCTGAGCCCTTTTCAGATTTCCTGGCAGATAGTTTATCTGACTGCAGCTTTGACGGTATGTTCACAGACACTTCCTCACAATGAGTCTCTGCTCTTTACAGTTGCTGTAAATTCAAAACTTGCTCAGAGAAGTGTGGTCATGTTTTTCAGTTCAAAGAGACATCAGTGGTTCAGATGATTTGACTATCACGTCTGAGTATGGAGGTAGAGTTTTCTCCCTTACATTAGTATTACATTAGATTTTGGTACAGCATATTAAGACTTAATAAGTAGGGTGTAGATGTATCTGTCAGTGTTCACCTGGGCATACTTCCCCCCCCAGGCCCCtccagtgacagtgaactgaccTCCCTGGCTGTGGATACGGACTCTTTGGTTGGGCTGGATGATGGCATGGCCTCAGGTCGCACCTCCCCAAACCAGCCACAGGGGGGCGCTTCCAACATCAGTAGCAGCTGCAGCCCTCGCTTGCCCACCCTGCACGACCGCCGCACCCCATCTCCTGCCCCAGTTCCTGCCTCCTCAGCCATTAACCCAGAGGTCAGCTGGCCAGGCCGAACACCTCTCTTCTCTGGCAGTTTGAAGAAAGTCGTCGGTGGCAAAGCTAAGGACATTAAGTCAGACTACCTGGACAAAGCCAGTGAGCTCATCTGTGTGGCtgtgaagaaggagaaagagcaggacTACCAGGCAGCTTTTTCTTGCTATCGCAGTGGAGTGGACCTGCTGCTGCAAGGAGTGCAAGGTCAGTCTGGTCAAGAGCTGGATACCATTTATGCTCATTGGAGTCCACGAAGTGCCATCCACGTATCAAAAGTACATGAAAGTTTCTGTCACTGTAGAccaaagttttgtgttaaattCCATAGTAGTACTTGACATGTTTTCAGTGTCTGACAAAACTATTCCTCTTACTAAAAATCCTCCACAGCCCACACCAGTGCCCTAGAGTGTCCTGTTGTACCTAATTCAGAGTAACACAAATTGGTGTGGCCTTCTGAGATCAATACATTATACTAAATGCTAACCAGTGGTGACCTTCCACTTGAATGGTTGGCCTTGTGTATACAAAGGCTGGGGTTCATACTCCCTATCAATGAGTCAGacagattgttgttgttaagtTTGTGATTCAGAAACTAAAAACCACTACATCAAAACTGCTTTGTAAATAAAAACGATCGATCTCACTCTCCCTATATTTCAGGTGAGCCAAGTCCCACGCGGCGAGaggcagtgaagaagaagactgCGGAGTATCTGATGCGTGCAGAACAGATATCCAGTCAACATTTGAAAAGCAACATGGGTCAAGGGTCAACGCAGACAGTAGTGAGTAGGATTGAAATATCCTTAGTCTTATTGGCTCTGCATTTGATATGTTTTATAAAGAACTGTcccaaacgattatttttcaaacgattaatctagcgattattttttcgattaatcgactaatctaaCGATTAATTTGTTTGGCCGGTGCGCCCGGAGCCCCGCAGGGCCGGGATCCTACCTCAGCCGGCGCGCGCCGGCCCTCGCTGTCATTGCGCCACGGGGTTTTGAGTAGCGAGCCCTCTGACTCGCGAGTGCGTTAGACTCCTtggtagggctgggcgatatattgagtttttaaaatatatggatatattttcaaacacaataTAGGATAAGACAATATCATGTATATCGAGATTTATGTTGCGTTAAAATAACGTTATAAGGTTTTTGCGGAGCCGCCAGTtcgcctgtttctcctctccctgtctgtccctcgCACACAACTTtgcctggccccgcccctcttcctctctgagcccctcccctacccactcactcacacacacacacacacacacacacaagtcagtACATGCTGCACCAACTcggaaacagacacaaacgagAGGAAAGCAGCCGAATATTATTACAAATACTGGCTCAATCATTTACAATTGGATTCCAAGTTTCAGATGGGTAGAGAATCCTGCAAACAGGTTGCAACTAAAAGTTCGAGCATTATGAATCTCTACCACCATTTACAGCAGCGCCATAAACCGCAGTACGAGGAGTGTGTAAAACGCTGTGCTTGCAACCCAGAGCTTGAAGCCTTCGCAGCCTTCTGCACCGAAACGAACGCCACCACTGGACTGGAGTATGGGACAAGAGTTAATCTAGTTGTTTGGGGTGACTCATCGATGCAAATTATTTGAGTCAACGAATTTATGTAGTCGATTACGTTGACTACGTCGACGAGTCGTCCCAGCCCTAGTTTTCTACCCATTCAAAATGTGCCTGTGAGTAAATGGTATTGCTAATACCATTAAAAAATGGCCCTGATGGGgaaattgattattttcacataAAGCAACATTCTGCCATTTGCCATTTCACAACCACTGAAACAaccactttcttcttttttttaaggctttggGGGCACAGTGCTGCCCTTCCACCTGCAGAGCAGGCCAGCTGAGTCCATCTGAGGAGCTGAGAGCTTACAGGGTTTTGGGGGTCATAGATAAGGTCAGTTTATTATTTACAAGTCTCGAAACATGATTTTgaatgatgatattttttttttattgttgtttcattCAGAAACCCAATAAACTATATATGTGCAATGGACTTAAAGGCTGCTTTTACTTTGCCTGATGCAATGTAAGTTTTCTCCTTGAATATTAGAGTAAATATAGAAGAAGAGAATATTTgtaggtgaaaaaaaataaaataatgaccTTTAGCTATAGCACACACCTAATTCTTTAATCATTTGTTCCAGTCCAGATAAATGTGGATGGTGTCTGTCTCCAGATTTCTCCTCCTTGTGTCCTTTCCTTCTTTGACCATCTCTTTTATCCAAAGCAATAAAACCTAATAGATTTACTGGATGGAATAGTAAgggctgagtgtgtgtatgcttaGCGTCAGTTATGACTACCACAAGGTCAGTTTGGGTTGCTGGTCCTCTCAACCAGCTGCCGGCGAAGCAACTCCACCACTCAGCCATGAAATGACTTGGCAAGCAGCTCAGAGAGTAGCACACAACATTGAATCAATGATGCTCATCCTacatacacacctacacacacacacacctacacacacacaaacacaggcacacaaaccCCAAGGAAAATGTTGACACAACACCAACATGTGTTAGTCTACAGAAATATACACAAAAGCTAcaatatttcccaaaaaaatcaaacagtgaaaaaaacaaaaacaaaaccgtaAGTGAAAACTAAGCCACCCAGAAATGGCCTggcttctcctctcctctttctcgtcctccttcctcctttcacTTTTAATGGGGACAGAGGGGACAGATGGAGAGGGCTCCTCACCctagtgccccccccccccactccatcTCCCCCTTTCCCCGATGTTTGTGTCTTAATTATATTAGCGCCCTGGCTAGCACCGCCACTCTGTTTACTCACAGCTCCATTCATATCCATTTAGCCTGCACCTGTTTGGTCCCAGCCAGGGTCACATGGAGATAACGCACCCACAAAACATACGCGCGCGCCACACTACGCACAAACACAGTAGGTCACACACATATGCTCAAGCTCTCCCCcgagacagagggggagaagaagagcaaTGGAGATGTCAGAGCCAAGAGGAGAGCTGAAGgcaggaggaaaataaagagaTTAGGACgaaaaggagagacagagaaactaATGGAAAGTAAAATCAGagataggtttttttttcttggaatgTGGGTGCAGATGGGAGGAATGAAGGTATTTCAAGATGGCACTGCCAGCCATTACAGTGTCTGCTATGATGCATTGCACATCcctgtgatgaaatgtttttcaaaggaCACGTGATGCAAAAATTGGAGCACAGTAAAGAAATGTATGCATCTCATATGATTGCTCATATgatttgtgcattttaaaaactgcGACTGAAGATTATTCTCAGCAATGATCCCTATcattttttgtggttgttgttgttgtttatgaaaTGTCCAAAAGCATATTTCCAGTGACCTAGTTTCAAATTGATTTGTTCAAACTGCAGTCCAGACTCTAAACATACTTCAGCTACAAAAATTTCCAAAAAATATTAGATCAAATGGTACTGGCAAATGCTTGGCTTTTTTTGACTGATAAATCATTTGGGATAAATAACTTTACACTTAATAACTTAACAATAACGTTGGAAAACTCCGCTGGAGGACACAACTGCTACATAATCTTAGACTGTGCATGTTTGTTCATACATGGCATTTAATGATACCCTTCCATCACAGGTTCTTCTGGTCATGGACAAGAGAACAGAAGAGACTTTCATCCTGAAagtaagtaagtgtgtgtgtgtgtgtgtgtgtgtgtgtgtgtgtgtgtgtgtgtgtgtgtgtgtgtgtgtgtgtgtgtgtgtgtgtgtgtgtgtgtgtgtgtgtgtgtgtgtgtgtgtgtgtgtgtgtgtgtgtgtgtgtgtgtgtgtgtgtgtgtgtgtgtgtgtgtacgtgtgtgtgtgtgtgtacgtgtgtacgcGTGCATGCGTGTCCGTCCCTCATCTCGGTCGTCCGGACTGTAAGTGTAACTGTGAAGTGTGCCAGAAGCCCCTGTGTGTGACCGCTGTAATTGATTCTAATGGGCCTGTCCCTGtcagctcctctgctctcaGGTGTGAGACGTGTGCCAGATGCCAACATACAGCACAGGCCCAGatgactacacacacaaacacatgcacacacacacacacgtccacacatacccacacatacccacacactcacttgcCGCCAATGTGAACTTTACGTGTAGCGCTGATAGATTTATGTGGCTCTTTTAAAGTCACGCGCTGTATGTGGCTTGATGAATCCAGTGACTTTGAGTTGCCATAGGGCATAGCTGGCACTTCGTTAATGGGAGCTTCTCCTTtgccactctctctttctcagagACACTCAccatcctctgcctcctcctgtcctcaatcctccttttttttggttcattttccttttctctttttcttcttaaatgCAAATGAAAGTAATTTTTGTGCTTCTCCTTCCCTCATCTCTTGGTATAGGGTCTGAGGAAGAGCAGTGATTGTGGGCGGACTAAGAGGACCATCATGCCTCACTCTGTGCCCCACATGGTACAGCTGAGGAAGTTCATCGTCTCTGAAGATGCCgttttcctcctgctgcagtaTGCCGAAGGTAAGACGCACACATCTCATTGTGCTCATCTGTTTCATCTTCCCTCTTTCgtcttctgtcttttccccctccttcaCCTGATCGCTCTGTCTCTCGTCTCCCACCCCTCTCTGCCCTTGTTCCAGACAGATGTTTGATAGAGATGGGTGTGTGTCACAGGTCATTATTCTGAATACCAGGTGGCACCATGCTTCATTAGCTATGCCAACACCTGGGCCTCCTTACATCCCACTCACTCTAGGATGTGTGTaggttgtgtgcgtgtgggtgagTGCCTACAATGAAATACAGCCATATTTTTTAATGCCCTGTGACCTTTTCAATCTGGTGCTCTCCATAACCACCCTGCGCTTATATTAGtggatatttaatattatatggggctgtaaaacattatttaataaAGCTAATCAAATGCCACAAAAGGCATCGTTTCCCCACTGTTACATCCCAGATCAGTTCTTTTTAAAGGAACTCCAGGTTTGCTCCTATAGTATGTTGTTAGCAGCTGACGGGTTAAATgaggagagacaggcagacggagGGAGGCATTGACCTGAGTGACATTGGACAAAACAACATATGGATGGTTTTACTTTCTAAGCCATCGAGCTGCCCCGCtatcattatcatcactgtGAACTCCCTATCCATTCTCATCACACACAACAGATGCTGGCTTCCAATTGCTCACACTGCAGCTGTGTATATCTGCAtgcctgcgtgtgtttgtgtgtgtctgtgtgtatgcaagACCGAGACGAAGTCGAAACACTAACATTGCACTGGGAACCTAAAGCACACATCAGCCCTACCCAATTTAGCCAAATCAGTTTCAGTCACAATTGTTCTTGTTTACCTTTCATTCTTAATTGAAAACTAATAACCATTTTCACCAAATCCTCTAAAAGTCTGGAGCTAAAGGTCTTTTTGTGCTTCCATCTCATCTCAAGAACAATAAACATTTAGTTGATTCGACAAGAAATGGTCAGAGATCCGTTTGTTAGTATGCACCACTAAAGCACAATAACAAGTGGCTCCTGTATTGATCTCCAATCTTGAGGGCCCTGTATCAGAATctacttttaaaatgaacagagTTCTGTTTAACAGAGATGTTTTGTCTCTAATGCCCTGTTTCTTTCGTCTTCAGGTGGAAAACTGTGGTCACACATTGGAAAGTACCTACGTACTTCCAGCCCAGAGGAGAGCTTTGACATTCCTTTCATCCAGAAGAGCCACACGGCAGCTGTGCACACTCCACAGAACGCTGTACCACAGCTGGACGTAAGCTCAGCCAGTTCTAGCTCAGGGCCTGTTGTTGGCTCTGATTCTGTCTCAGTGCTGCAGAAAGAGGGAGCAAACCTCATTGCGCCGCCTCTTAAGAGTGTTCTTCCACCCAGGCTTATCAAAAAAGTCGTGGCCCCATCAGACTCTGGAGCCACCTCCGAGGAAGAGTGCACCAACAGTTATTTGACACTTTGCAATGAGTACGAACAAGACAAAGTAGAACCAGATgcactggaggaggaagaagagaagagtgaaCAGGAAATGCTGTCACTGGAAGTGCCCGTCGTGACGACCACCACTTCCTCACGTAGTCGGTCACTGTTGAGTAACGACAGCCTCTCTTCACCCCTCAGCTCTCAGGACCTCGGCTTCTTCACCGAGTCATCTGACAGAATCGTCCACGACAATGAGCGACACCACAGCGAGGGACAGGACCACAGCGACGTTTTTAGTCCTTTACCCTCTCCTGCTGTGCCCCTGTCTCTCGATCAGTCCAAGCACACACCAATGGAATTTTTCCGTATTGACAGCAAAGACAGTGCAAGCGAGGTGACCTGCATCGACTTAGGAGAGCAGCGTCCCCCTCATAAGCAGGTCCCGCTATTTTCTACATCAGACCTGGCCTCCGACGTCACGGAGGATCTTCCAGAGCTGGCTCAGGAGGTCAAGGGCCACAGCTCGGAGCTTTGGTGGTTGGATTCCAGTGATAAAGGCTCCAATGAGTCTGTGCCAGTCATCTCATTTAAAGATGCAGTGGTGGAGGATGAGGCTCACCCACCTGATCTTTTGGTCAACCTTCCTGCAATGAGTGGGACTGTAGACTCGTTacaggaggaaatggagacTTCTGGAGTGTGTCTGGGCCTCGAGGCCACAACTTCTCCCCAGAAGTGCATCCAGCCGGATGTTTTACAGCTTCACAgccagctggaggaagaggaggagcagccacTGGAGCAGGAGCTTTCATCTCTGTGTACAGCCTCTGCAACCTGTGACACCAGTGTTGCGTCTTCCTCCCCGCTCAACTCATTGTGGGATGACTACAGCCTGGCGTTTGGAGTAGAGGCCTCTgacaaaatagttgctgatacCGAATGCCAAAACGATGACCTCCCCCTAGACGCAGGAATTCCAGATACTGACTCTCACAGTGAAAAATCAGAGGCCGGTACTCGAGTAAACGCCAACCCCAGTGCAGACTCTCTCCCAGCCACGAATAGGACTGAGGCCTGTGCGGTGGTTGAGCGTTTATTAGATCTTGATGGCGAATCATCAGGAGTTGTGAGTAATAAAAGTTTCAGTGAATTTGACAGACAAGTATCGCGGCTGTTTGCAGAGCTGGACGAGCTGTCGTTGGCTGCGTCACAAGCTCGTATCCCAGAGGAGTTTGTTCGATGCTGGGCCGTAGAGATGGTGGAGGCTCTGGATTCTCTGCATCAAGAAGGTATCATCTGTCGAGACCTGAACCCCAACAACATCCTGCTGGACCAGCAAGGTTAGACATATAcgtagtgtttgtgtttgtgtgtgttgctgtactTTGTGGATGTTTTCGAAAGCAAAGTTGATGGCCTTCTTGGCGATTTGAAGCCTGGATCTCTGCGTGTTCCTTTCTTAAAGCCAGTAGTACGTGACCGAGGGACTGTCTCCATCAGTCAACCATGAGTTGATCTACCTACCAAAATGAAGGCTCTTGCAGAAGGGGAAAGTGTTGTTTTACCAGGAGGTCACAGATTCCccttcaacttcttcttttgtcgTCCTACaatcatctctctccccctcgttATCAACAAGCGTCTAATTAGCTGAGTGGCTGTTTTCGTCTCCCTGGTGGTAATTATTGTTCTAAAGGGCCCATCAACGGCATAGTGTGGTGCATCAGTCTGGCTAGCCCGGGCTAATGGCCGCGGCTACCTAATGACACCATTAGTTCTAATGATAGCGTTAACGGGTAGCCGCTAAACAGGAGTAATCGCTGTGGCTGTGTGCTTGA
This sequence is a window from Scophthalmus maximus strain ysfricsl-2021 chromosome 18, ASM2237912v1, whole genome shotgun sequence. Protein-coding genes within it:
- the rps6kc1 gene encoding ribosomal protein S6 kinase delta-1 isoform X2; its protein translation is MISQRDRGEFARFYTVTDPKKHQRGYTVYRVTATIISRKNPEDVQEITVWKRYSDFRKLHQNLWQLHKNVCSQSELFPPFAKAKVFGRFDDSVIEERRQCSEDLLQFSANIPALYSSEHIQDFFKGGEVHDGSELIGPAEPFSDFLADSLSDCSFDVQRDISGSDDLTITSEYGGPSSDSELTSLAVDTDSLVGLDDGMASGRTSPNQPQGGASNISSSCSPRLPTLHDRRTPSPAPVPASSAINPEVSWPGRTPLFSGSLKKVVGGKAKDIKSDYLDKASELICVAVKKEKEQDYQAAFSCYRSGVDLLLQGVQGEPSPTRREAVKKKTAEYLMRAEQISSQHLKSNMGQGSTQTVALGAQCCPSTCRAGQLSPSEELRAYRVLGVIDKVLLVMDKRTEETFILKGLRKSSDCGRTKRTIMPHSVPHMVQLRKFIVSEDAVFLLLQYAEGGKLWSHIGKYLRTSSPEESFDIPFIQKSHTAAVHTPQNAVPQLDVSSASSSSGPVVGSDSVSVLQKEGANLIAPPLKSVLPPRLIKKVVAPSDSGATSEEECTNSYLTLCNEYEQDKVEPDALEEEEEKSEQEMLSLEVPVVTTTTSSRSRSLLSNDSLSSPLSSQDLGFFTESSDRIVHDNERHHSEGQDHSDVFSPLPSPAVPLSLDQSKHTPMEFFRIDSKDSASEVTCIDLGEQRPPHKQVPLFSTSDLASDVTEDLPELAQEVKGHSSELWWLDSSDKGSNESVPVISFKDAVVEDEAHPPDLLVNLPAMSGTVDSLQEEMETSGVCLGLEATTSPQKCIQPDVLQLHSQLEEEEEQPLEQELSSLCTASATCDTSVASSSPLNSLWDDYSLAFGVEASDKIVADTECQNDDLPLDAGIPDTDSHSEKSEAGTRVNANPSADSLPATNRTEACAVVERLLDLDGESSGVVSNKSFSEFDRQVSRLFAELDELSLAASQARIPEEFVRCWAVEMVEALDSLHQEGIICRDLNPNNILLDQQGHVQITYFCSWSDVEESCDKEAIANMYCAPVFFLSWMSTVLRKLYCLVVLVLSCRVCSCATVSQ